Proteins found in one Pocillopora verrucosa isolate sample1 chromosome 12, ASM3666991v2, whole genome shotgun sequence genomic segment:
- the LOC136277358 gene encoding inactive pancreatic lipase-related protein 1-like, with protein sequence MKDALLNDDHNVILVDWSEGAKNILSFDLLQGYLQAYGNTRLVRAQVAELIEFIITTFKDSTSDSESDLAKKFYIVGFSLGAQAAGYAGSYLKANKGKTLGRITG encoded by the coding sequence ATGAAAGATGCTCTTCTGAATGACGACCATAATGTGATTTTGGTGGACTGGTCCGAAGGGGCTAAGAACATCCTAAGCTTTGATCTTCTGCAGGGTTATCTGCAGGCTTATGGAAACACACGACTCGTTAGGGCTCAGGTAGCAGAGCTTATAGAATTCATCATCACAACTTTCAAAGATTCTACTTCCGATTCAGAAAGTGACTTGGCCAAGAAATTTTACATCGTGGGGTTCAGCCTTGGTGCTCAGGCCGCAGGTTATGCTGGGAGTTATCTGAAAGCTAACAAAGGAAAGACTCTTGGTCGCATTACAGGTTAG